In a single window of the Streptomyces sp. NBC_00285 genome:
- a CDS encoding IS5 family transposase (programmed frameshift): MSADLVPDDLWERIVPLLPPRRSRRYRNPGRLPVPDRVALAGIVYVLRKGVAWRDVPAQVVGCSGVTRWRRLRDWTEAGVWPRLHNALLGALRAWGLLAMDDTAMDGSHVRALKGGDPVGPSPVDRARPGSKHHVIVDQHGTPLAVLVTGGNRHDVTQLIPLLEGIPRMRGLRGRPRNRPKRLYADRGYDFDKYRRLLWARGIKPVIARRGVAHGSGLGRTRWLVERTFAWLHQFKRLRIRYERRADLHQGLLELACGIICLRRLRKAF; encoded by the exons ATGTCTGCCGATCTTGTTCCTGATGACCTGTGGGAGCGGATAGTTCCGTTGCTCCCGCCGCGGCGTTCTCGGCGGTACCGCAATCCTGGGCGGTTGCCGGTACCGGACCGGGTTGCTCTGGCCGGCATCGTCTACGTGCTGCGGAAGGGCGTCGCATGGCGGGATGTTCCTGCTCAGGTCGTCGGCTGCTCAGGGGTGACACGTTGGCGTCGGCTTCGGGACTGGACCGAGGCTGGTGTCTGGCCCCGCCTCCACAACGCTCTCCTTGGTGCATTGAGAGCATGGGGACTGCTCGCGATGGACGACACCGCGATGGACGGCTCTCACGTCCGCGCTCTGAAGGGGGGAGACCCTGTCGGTCCTTCACCTGTCGATCGTGCGCGTCCTGGCTCCAAGCACCATGTGATCGTCGACCAGCACGGCACACCGCTGGCCGTCTTGGTGACCGGGGGAAATCGGCACGACGTCACGCAGCTGATCCCGTTACTGGAAGGGATCCCACGTATGAGGGGATTGCGCGGTCGTCCCCGCAATCGGCCCAAACGGCTGTACGCCGACCGCGGCTACGACTTCGACAAGTACCGCCGCTTGTTGTGGGCGCGCGGGATCAAGCCCGTCATCGCCAGACGCGGGGTCGCACACGGCTCGGGCCTTGGGCGCACCAGGTGGCTAGTCGAGCGCACATTCGCCTGGCTCCATCAGTTCAAACGGCTGCGGATCCGCTACGAGCGCCGTGCCGATCTCCACCAAGGGCTGCTGGAGCTGGCC TGCGGAATCATCTGCCTTCGCCGACTCCGGAAGGCATTTTGA